The following proteins are co-located in the Tachysurus vachellii isolate PV-2020 chromosome 17, HZAU_Pvac_v1, whole genome shotgun sequence genome:
- the hmgcrb gene encoding 3-hydroxy-3-methylglutaryl-CoA reductase b isoform X1 produces the protein MVILNPLFRLHGLFVASHPLEVIVGTIAVTICLMSMNAIAGGDRICDWKHQCPKAQEKLLSSDIIILTVTRCTAIIYIYVQFKNLRQLGSKYMLGIAGLFTVFSSLVFSIVVIHFLGKELTGLNEALPFFLLLIDLSKACTLAKFALSSNSQEEVRENIAQGMAILGPTFTLDAVVECLVIGVGTMSGVRKLELVCCFGCISVLANYFVFMTFFPACVSLVLELSRESREGRPIWQLSQFACVLKEEEDNKPNPVTQRVKIIMSLVLALVHTHTRLLSESHSSNSSSSAVDLHSPNLDTHTPMTSLDMEQVITLSLALLLAVKYVFFEHNETESSLSIKTPQTFLSNRRAGEECCRRDVALPRTPHMVNASTGPGQICTADTRDKETQQQQAASCPSAQRRPAEEESEEREAPFPKTSPHPRPLSECLSILRDPQQGSRCLSDAEVIALVENKSILGYRLEAELEAPERGVAIRRAMLVPKLPRPSALENLPYTGYDYSKVMGTNCENVIGYVPIPVGVAGPLLLDGKEFYVPMATTEGCLVASTNRGCRAITLSGGASARILADGMTRGPVVQLPSACKAAEVKSWLESSDGFNVIKHTFDRTSRFARLDKLQVCLAGRSLYIRFQSETGDAMGMNMLSKGTEEALHRLQQQFPDLRVLAVSGNYCTDKKAAAINWIHGRGKSTVCEATIPAKVVLEVLKTSTAALVELNISKNLVGSAMAGSIGGFNAQAANIVAAMYIACGQDPGQTVGSSNCITLMEAVGPGGEDLCISCTMPSIELGTIGGGTNLPPQQACLQMLGVQGASADHPGENSRTLAQVVCAAVMAGELSLMAALAAGHLVKSHMTLNRSKVNLSEMSGSTRKNPS, from the exons ATGGTGATCTTGAACCCCTTATTCAGGCTGCACGGCCTGTTCGTGGCCTCGCATCCTTTAGAGGTGATCGTGGGAACGATCGCCGTGACGATCTGTCTCATGTCCATGAACGCCATCGCTGGCGGCGACCGAATCTGTGACTGGAAGCACCAGTGCCCTAAAGCACAAGAG AAACTTCTGAGCAGCGACATCATCATCTTGACGGTCACCAGGTGCACGGCCATCATCTACATCTACGTGCAGTTTAAAAACCTGAGGCAGCTCGGCTCCAAGTACATGCTGG GCATTGCTGGACTCTTCACCGTGTTCTCCAGCCTCGTCTTCAGCATCGTGGTCATTCATTTCCTAGGCAAAGAGCTCACCGGACTCAA TGAAGCGCTGCCTTTCTTCCTGTTGCTGATCGATCTGTCCAAAGCCTGCACGCTGGCGAAGTTTGCTCTCAGCTCAAACTCTCAG GAGGAGGTGAGGGAGAACATTGCTCAGGGCATGGCCATCCTGGGGCCCACCTTCACCCTGGATGCCGTGGTGGAGTGCCTGGTGATCGGAGTAGGAACCATGTCCG GCGTGCGGAAGCTGGAGCTGGTGTGCTGTTTCGGCTGCATATCCGTCCTGGCCAACTACTTCGTCTTCATGACCTTCTTCCCTGCCTGCGTCTCTCTGGTGCTGGAG CTTTCCAGAGAGAGTAGAGAGGGGCGACCCATCTGGCAGCTGAGCCAGTTCGCTTGTGTCctgaaggaagaagaagacaacaAGCCAAACCCTGTCACACAGCGTGTTAAAATAATCATG tctCTGGTGCTGGCgctggttcacacacacacgcgtctgCTATCCGAGTCTCATTCCAGTAACTCCTCCAGCTCTGCGGTGGATCTGCACAGCCCgaacctggacacacacacgcccatgACCAG tTTGGACATGGAGCAGGTCATCACTCTGTCTTTAGCTCTGTTGCTGGCCGTGAAGTACGTCTTCTTTGAGCACAACGAGACCGAGTCGTCCTTGTCAATCAAAACCCCACAGACCTTCCTGTCCAATAGGAGAGCAGGAGAGGAGTGCTGTAGGAGGGATGTAGCTTTACCCAGAACGCCACACATGGTGAACGCCAGCACAGGTCCAGGTCAGATTTGCACTGCAGACACCAGAG ATAAAGAGACTCAGCAGCAGCAGGCCGCGTCGTGTCCTTCAGCTCAGAGACGTCCAGCAGAGGAAGAGTCAGAGGAAAGAGAAGCACCTTTCCCTAAAACTTCACCCCATCCTCGTCCTCTGAGCGAGTGCCTGAGCATCCTCAGAGACCCGCAG caaggATCACGTTGTCTGAGTGACGCTGAAGTAATAGCGCTGGTGGAGAACAAGAGCATTCTGGGATACCGCCTGGAGGCGGAGCTGGAGGCTCCAGAAAGGGGCGTGGCTATACGGCGGGCGATGCTAGTGCCTAAGTTGCCCCGCCCCTCAGCCCTGGAGAACCTCCCCTACACAGGCTATGACTACTCCAAG GTGATGGGCACAAACTGTGAGAACGTGATTGGCTATGTGCCAATACCAGTGGGTGTGGCCGGACCTCTGCTATTGGACGGGAAGGAATTCTACGTTCCCATGGCGACGACGGAGGGCTGTTTGGTGGCCAGCACCAATCGAGGTTGCAGGGCCATCACT ctctcAGGTGGAGCGAGTGCCCGTATCCTGGCTGATGGTATGACTCGTGGTCCAGTTGTACAGTTGCCGTCAGCGTGTAAAGCTGCAGAGGTGAAATCCTGGTTGGAGAGTTCTGATGGCTTCAATGTGATTAAACACACATTCGACAGAACCAGCAG gtttgCTCGGCTCGACAAGCTGCAGGTGTGTCTGGCTGGCAGGAGCCTCTACATCCGCTTCCAGTCTGAGACCGGCGACGCCATGGGCATGAACATGCTGTCTAAG ggtacAGAAGAGGCATTGCACAGACTGCAGCAACAGTTTCCTGACCTCCGTGTGTTAGCGGTCAGCGGAAACTACTGCACCGACAAAAAAGCCGCAGCCATCAACTGGATCCACGGCCGAGGAAAGTCCACCGTGTGCGAGGCCACGATTCCAGCTAAAGTGGTGCTAGAG GTGCTGAAGACGAGCACTGCGGCTCTGGTGGAGCTGAACATCAGTAAGAACCTGGTGGGTTCTGCGATGGCCGGCAGTATAGGAGGCTTTAACGCACAGGCCGCTAACATCGTAGCAGCGATGTACATCGCGTGTGGACAG gacccaGGACAGACAGTAGGCAGCAGTAACTGCATCACTCTAATGGAGGCTGTCGGGCCGGGCGGAGAGGATCTGTGTATTTCCTGTACGATGCCGTCTATAGAGCTGGGCACCATCGGAGGAGGCACAAACTTACCACCACAACAAGCTTGTTTACAG atgctggGAGTACAGGGCGCGAGTGCAGACCATCCCGGGGAAAACTCGCGCACTTTGGCGCAGGTGGTGTGTGCGGCGGTGATGGCAGGAGAACTCTCGCTCATGGCTGCTCTCGCTGCTGGACACCTCGTCAAGAGTCACATGACTCtgaacag ATCAAAGGTCAACCTTTCAGAAATGTCCGGATCGACGAGGAAGAATCCGTCCTGA
- the hmgcrb gene encoding 3-hydroxy-3-methylglutaryl-CoA reductase b isoform X2, which produces MVILNPLFRLHGLFVASHPLEVIVGTIAVTICLMSMNAIAGGDRICDWKHQCPKAQEKLLSSDIIILTVTRCTAIIYIYVQFKNLRQLGSKYMLGIAGLFTVFSSLVFSIVVIHFLGKELTGLNEALPFFLLLIDLSKACTLAKFALSSNSQEEVRENIAQGMAILGPTFTLDAVVECLVIGVGTMSGVRKLELVCCFGCISVLANYFVFMTFFPACVSLVLELSRESREGRPIWQLSQFACVLKEEEDNKPNPVTQRVKIIMSLVLALVHTHTRLLSESHSSNSSSSAVDLHSPNLDTHTPMTSLDMEQVITLSLALLLAVKYVFFEHNETESSLSIKTPQTFLSNRRAGEECCRRDVALPRTPHMVNASTGPDKETQQQQAASCPSAQRRPAEEESEEREAPFPKTSPHPRPLSECLSILRDPQQGSRCLSDAEVIALVENKSILGYRLEAELEAPERGVAIRRAMLVPKLPRPSALENLPYTGYDYSKVMGTNCENVIGYVPIPVGVAGPLLLDGKEFYVPMATTEGCLVASTNRGCRAITLSGGASARILADGMTRGPVVQLPSACKAAEVKSWLESSDGFNVIKHTFDRTSRFARLDKLQVCLAGRSLYIRFQSETGDAMGMNMLSKGTEEALHRLQQQFPDLRVLAVSGNYCTDKKAAAINWIHGRGKSTVCEATIPAKVVLEVLKTSTAALVELNISKNLVGSAMAGSIGGFNAQAANIVAAMYIACGQDPGQTVGSSNCITLMEAVGPGGEDLCISCTMPSIELGTIGGGTNLPPQQACLQMLGVQGASADHPGENSRTLAQVVCAAVMAGELSLMAALAAGHLVKSHMTLNRSKVNLSEMSGSTRKNPS; this is translated from the exons ATGGTGATCTTGAACCCCTTATTCAGGCTGCACGGCCTGTTCGTGGCCTCGCATCCTTTAGAGGTGATCGTGGGAACGATCGCCGTGACGATCTGTCTCATGTCCATGAACGCCATCGCTGGCGGCGACCGAATCTGTGACTGGAAGCACCAGTGCCCTAAAGCACAAGAG AAACTTCTGAGCAGCGACATCATCATCTTGACGGTCACCAGGTGCACGGCCATCATCTACATCTACGTGCAGTTTAAAAACCTGAGGCAGCTCGGCTCCAAGTACATGCTGG GCATTGCTGGACTCTTCACCGTGTTCTCCAGCCTCGTCTTCAGCATCGTGGTCATTCATTTCCTAGGCAAAGAGCTCACCGGACTCAA TGAAGCGCTGCCTTTCTTCCTGTTGCTGATCGATCTGTCCAAAGCCTGCACGCTGGCGAAGTTTGCTCTCAGCTCAAACTCTCAG GAGGAGGTGAGGGAGAACATTGCTCAGGGCATGGCCATCCTGGGGCCCACCTTCACCCTGGATGCCGTGGTGGAGTGCCTGGTGATCGGAGTAGGAACCATGTCCG GCGTGCGGAAGCTGGAGCTGGTGTGCTGTTTCGGCTGCATATCCGTCCTGGCCAACTACTTCGTCTTCATGACCTTCTTCCCTGCCTGCGTCTCTCTGGTGCTGGAG CTTTCCAGAGAGAGTAGAGAGGGGCGACCCATCTGGCAGCTGAGCCAGTTCGCTTGTGTCctgaaggaagaagaagacaacaAGCCAAACCCTGTCACACAGCGTGTTAAAATAATCATG tctCTGGTGCTGGCgctggttcacacacacacgcgtctgCTATCCGAGTCTCATTCCAGTAACTCCTCCAGCTCTGCGGTGGATCTGCACAGCCCgaacctggacacacacacgcccatgACCAG tTTGGACATGGAGCAGGTCATCACTCTGTCTTTAGCTCTGTTGCTGGCCGTGAAGTACGTCTTCTTTGAGCACAACGAGACCGAGTCGTCCTTGTCAATCAAAACCCCACAGACCTTCCTGTCCAATAGGAGAGCAGGAGAGGAGTGCTGTAGGAGGGATGTAGCTTTACCCAGAACGCCACACATGGTGAACGCCAGCACAGGTCCAG ATAAAGAGACTCAGCAGCAGCAGGCCGCGTCGTGTCCTTCAGCTCAGAGACGTCCAGCAGAGGAAGAGTCAGAGGAAAGAGAAGCACCTTTCCCTAAAACTTCACCCCATCCTCGTCCTCTGAGCGAGTGCCTGAGCATCCTCAGAGACCCGCAG caaggATCACGTTGTCTGAGTGACGCTGAAGTAATAGCGCTGGTGGAGAACAAGAGCATTCTGGGATACCGCCTGGAGGCGGAGCTGGAGGCTCCAGAAAGGGGCGTGGCTATACGGCGGGCGATGCTAGTGCCTAAGTTGCCCCGCCCCTCAGCCCTGGAGAACCTCCCCTACACAGGCTATGACTACTCCAAG GTGATGGGCACAAACTGTGAGAACGTGATTGGCTATGTGCCAATACCAGTGGGTGTGGCCGGACCTCTGCTATTGGACGGGAAGGAATTCTACGTTCCCATGGCGACGACGGAGGGCTGTTTGGTGGCCAGCACCAATCGAGGTTGCAGGGCCATCACT ctctcAGGTGGAGCGAGTGCCCGTATCCTGGCTGATGGTATGACTCGTGGTCCAGTTGTACAGTTGCCGTCAGCGTGTAAAGCTGCAGAGGTGAAATCCTGGTTGGAGAGTTCTGATGGCTTCAATGTGATTAAACACACATTCGACAGAACCAGCAG gtttgCTCGGCTCGACAAGCTGCAGGTGTGTCTGGCTGGCAGGAGCCTCTACATCCGCTTCCAGTCTGAGACCGGCGACGCCATGGGCATGAACATGCTGTCTAAG ggtacAGAAGAGGCATTGCACAGACTGCAGCAACAGTTTCCTGACCTCCGTGTGTTAGCGGTCAGCGGAAACTACTGCACCGACAAAAAAGCCGCAGCCATCAACTGGATCCACGGCCGAGGAAAGTCCACCGTGTGCGAGGCCACGATTCCAGCTAAAGTGGTGCTAGAG GTGCTGAAGACGAGCACTGCGGCTCTGGTGGAGCTGAACATCAGTAAGAACCTGGTGGGTTCTGCGATGGCCGGCAGTATAGGAGGCTTTAACGCACAGGCCGCTAACATCGTAGCAGCGATGTACATCGCGTGTGGACAG gacccaGGACAGACAGTAGGCAGCAGTAACTGCATCACTCTAATGGAGGCTGTCGGGCCGGGCGGAGAGGATCTGTGTATTTCCTGTACGATGCCGTCTATAGAGCTGGGCACCATCGGAGGAGGCACAAACTTACCACCACAACAAGCTTGTTTACAG atgctggGAGTACAGGGCGCGAGTGCAGACCATCCCGGGGAAAACTCGCGCACTTTGGCGCAGGTGGTGTGTGCGGCGGTGATGGCAGGAGAACTCTCGCTCATGGCTGCTCTCGCTGCTGGACACCTCGTCAAGAGTCACATGACTCtgaacag ATCAAAGGTCAACCTTTCAGAAATGTCCGGATCGACGAGGAAGAATCCGTCCTGA